The following coding sequences lie in one Oncorhynchus kisutch isolate 150728-3 linkage group LG17, Okis_V2, whole genome shotgun sequence genomic window:
- the slc39a7 gene encoding zinc transporter Slc39a7, producing MMAHGRLLALFTGAVLLLAAQLTVAHSHSHDHGHAHSHGGGGCHGHSHGGQKLHQGASKWSAEANLPPAEESHHGHGHDHSHDHAHDHGHAHRHDHAHDHGHAHGHDHAHDHGHAHGHDHAHDHGHAHEHKEESGHGHTQGGERVKRQVEGEKRDIVELWMQAIGATLLISAAPFLILFLIPVQSNTDQHQNLLKVLLSFASGGLLGDAFLHLIPHALEPHSNHGDEGQGHSDSEESQYHGHSHGAAHGHMMSVGLWVLGGIVAFLVVEKFVRLLKGGHGHSHSQAAPKAKESDGEKKKKNEGEKDLKENKDEKTPKEVEEKTTDIKVSGYLNLAADFTHNFTDGLAIGASFLVGPAVGTVTTLTILLHEVPHEIGDFAILVQSGCTKKKAMCLQLLTALGALAGTACSLLAEGVGAAATAWILPFTAGGFVYIATVTVLPELLVGRSSLGQSVMEILAMLVGIYMMVLIAEYE from the exons ATGATGGCCCATGGACGTCTGCTAGCACTGTTCACAGGAGCGGTGCTGTTGCTAGCCGCCCAGCTAACTGTTGCTCACAGTCACTCTCATGACCATGGGCATGCACATTCGCATGGGGGTGGCGGTTGCCATGGTCATTCCCATGGCGGTCAGAAGCTGCACCAGGGGGCGAGTAAGTGGAGTGCTGAGGCCAACCTGCCCCCAGCAGAGGAGTCGCACCACGGTCACGGACATGATCACTCACATGACCACGCCCATGACCATGGTCATGCTCACAGACATGACCACGCCCATGACCATGGTCATGCTCACGGACATGACCACGCCCATGACCATGGTCATGCTCACGGACATGACCACGCCCATGACCATGGTCATGCTCATGAGCACAAGGAGGAGAGTGGACACGGGCACACccaaggaggggagagggtgaagaggcaggtggagggagagaagagggacataGTGGAGCTCTGGATGCAG GCCATCGGTGCCACTCTGCTGATCAGTGCTGCTCCCTTCCTCATCCTTTTCCTGATCCCGGTCCAGTCCAATACAGACCAGCACCAGAACCTCTTGAAGGTGCTGCTGAGCTTCGCCTCTGGTGGCCTGCTGGGAGACGCCTTTCTGCACCTCATCCCTCACGCCCTGG AGCCTCACTCTAACCATGGAGATGAGGGACAAGGCCACTCTGACAGTGAAGAATCACAGTATCATGGCCACTCACATG GTGCTGCCCATGGTCACATGATGTCAGTAGGGCTGTGGGTTCTCGGTGGAATCGTGGCCTTCCTGGTGGTGGAGAAATTTGTTCGCCTGCTGAAGGGTGGACATGGACACTCCCACTCTCAGG CTGCTCCTAAAGCAAAGGAGAGTGACGgggagaaaaagaagaagaatgagGGTGAGaaagatttaaaagaaaacaaagatGAGAAGACTCCAAAAGAAGTGGAGGAGAAAACTACAG ATATCAAGGTGTCGGGCTACCTGAACCTGGCTGCTGACTTCACACACAATTTCACTGACGGGCTGGCCATCGGGGCATCGTTCCTGGTGGGCCCAGCAGTAGGCACAGTCACCACTCTCACCATCCTGCTGCACGAGGTGCCCCACGAGATTGGAGACTTTGCCATCCTGGTCCAGTCTGGCTGCACCAAGAAGAAG GCTATGTGTCTACAGCTGCTGACAGCCTTGGGGGCTCTTGCCGGCACAGCCTGCTCCCTATTGGCTGAGGGGGTGGGTGCGGCCGCCACAGCCTGGATCCTACCATTCACTGCGGGTGGCTTTGTGTACATTGCCACGGTGACGGTTCTGCCTGAGCTGCTGGTTGGCCGCTCCAGTCTGGGCCAATCAGTGATGGAGATCCTAGCGATGCTGGTGGGAATTTACATGATGGTGCTAATCGCAGAGTATGAGTGA